Proteins encoded by one window of uncultured Draconibacterium sp.:
- a CDS encoding Hsp20/alpha crystallin family protein produces MNLVRFENPRYNVNRTLVDELFNNFLKNDYHENYANNCGASPATNVFETEKEFKIEVLLPGFVKEDLQLNVHKNVLTVKVEKEEKENTEVYKYAHREFGVKNFEKKYRLPKSVDAEKISAKFENGILNIELPKKEEALEKEPVEIKVS; encoded by the coding sequence ATGAATTTAGTAAGATTTGAAAACCCACGTTACAACGTAAACAGAACTTTAGTTGATGAATTATTCAACAATTTTTTGAAAAACGATTACCACGAAAACTATGCAAATAATTGTGGTGCATCGCCCGCAACCAACGTTTTTGAGACAGAAAAAGAATTCAAAATTGAAGTGTTGTTACCAGGTTTCGTAAAAGAAGATCTTCAGTTGAATGTTCACAAAAATGTTTTGACCGTTAAGGTTGAAAAAGAAGAAAAAGAAAACACCGAGGTTTATAAATATGCACACCGCGAGTTTGGTGTTAAAAATTTCGAGAAGAAGTATCGTTTACCAAAATCGGTTGATGCTGAAAAGATTAGCGCAAAATTTGAAAATGGAATTCTGAATATTGAACTTCCTAAAAAGGAAGAAGCGTTAGAGAAAGAACCCGTTGAAATTAAAGTGTCATAA
- the trmD gene encoding tRNA (guanosine(37)-N1)-methyltransferase TrmD codes for MRIDIITVLPEIIESPFQHSIIKRAQDKGLAEIHIHNLRDFSEDKHRRVDDYSFGKGAGMVMAIQPIEKAIETLKAERNYDEIIFTTPDGGVFDQQEANKLSLKKNLIILCGHYKGIDQRIRDTYITKEISVGDFVLTGGELAAAIITDAVVRLLPGVLSDETSALTDSFQDHLLSPPVYTRPAEYKGMKVPEVLLSGNDKLVEDWKHDQAIERTKTLRPDLYKKYLGEE; via the coding sequence ATGAGGATCGATATTATTACAGTTTTGCCGGAAATTATTGAAAGTCCGTTTCAACACTCAATCATAAAACGGGCGCAGGACAAAGGGCTGGCAGAAATCCATATTCATAATTTGCGCGATTTTTCGGAAGACAAACACCGACGCGTTGACGACTATTCCTTTGGCAAGGGTGCAGGTATGGTAATGGCCATTCAACCCATTGAAAAAGCCATTGAAACACTAAAAGCAGAACGCAACTATGACGAGATAATTTTCACTACACCCGACGGAGGAGTTTTTGACCAACAGGAAGCAAACAAACTCTCATTGAAGAAAAATTTAATCATTCTTTGTGGTCATTATAAAGGTATCGATCAGCGAATTCGGGACACTTATATTACGAAGGAAATATCGGTTGGAGATTTTGTCCTCACCGGTGGAGAACTTGCTGCAGCAATAATAACCGATGCAGTCGTTCGCCTTCTGCCGGGAGTACTTTCCGACGAAACCTCTGCCCTCACCGATTCATTCCAGGATCACCTGTTAAGTCCACCTGTTTATACCCGTCCGGCAGAATATAAAGGGATGAAAGTGCCCGAAGTTTTACTTAGTGGCAACGACAAATTGGTTGAAGACTGGAAACACGACCAGGCCATTGAAAGAACAAAAACATTGCGCCCCGATTTGTATAAAAAATATTTGGGAGAAGAATAA
- a CDS encoding M14 family zinc carboxypeptidase yields MNETTTSTIELIKKPSNNPNAKTILIIGVFHGEEPQGEYVINRYLENGNFEDFNNHLNFIPCLNPWGKERGIRGNQNGVDLNRNYPTKNWIETEKDEYYSGTHAASEITTRQMTELLDDLKPDIILTLHAPLKCVNYDGPAKELADKIAEFCEYPVIADLGYPTPGSFGTYCGVERNIPIVTLEYDDKEDYESIYRKTEKIFDWLAVY; encoded by the coding sequence ATGAACGAAACAACAACCAGCACGATTGAATTAATCAAGAAGCCTTCGAACAATCCCAACGCGAAAACAATACTTATAATTGGCGTTTTTCATGGAGAAGAACCACAGGGCGAATATGTGATCAACAGATATCTGGAGAATGGTAATTTTGAAGACTTCAATAACCACTTAAATTTTATCCCCTGTCTGAATCCATGGGGAAAAGAACGTGGTATTCGGGGAAACCAAAACGGTGTGGACTTAAACCGCAACTACCCGACAAAAAACTGGATTGAAACTGAAAAAGATGAATATTACTCGGGTACACACGCAGCTTCGGAAATAACAACCAGACAAATGACCGAATTATTGGATGATTTAAAACCCGACATCATTCTTACGCTACATGCCCCATTAAAATGCGTTAATTACGATGGCCCCGCAAAAGAGCTGGCGGATAAAATAGCTGAATTCTGTGAATATCCGGTAATTGCCGATTTGGGTTACCCTACTCCGGGATCATTTGGGACTTACTGCGGAGTTGAGCGTAATATTCCTATTGTTACACTTGAATACGACGATAAAGAAGATTACGAAAGTATTTATCGTAAAACGGAAAAGATTTTTGACTGGCTGGCCGTTTATTAG
- a CDS encoding PD-(D/E)XK nuclease family protein: protein MERFLSQCAKYIYQKHKNELKDLCVVFPNRRAGVFFTHYLQKTVDGAVIGPNTTTINELMASYSVMQKGEKLQLISLLYDVFLKHTKTTETFDEFYFWGEILLADFNDIDRYLVNAKDLFTNVSDLKEIESVFDYLTDEQKKALEQFWGSLAVVDKKGFKEKYISIWNKLYPVYHDFKQQLAEKQLAYPGMQDREVAENLNDEEKIFPYKKYYIVGLNALNACEKRFFKHLQSLGKAEFLWDYDESYLDDPQNEAGHFLRTNLLEFPQPDDFELDTTQFNHRKNMKMVAVSSVYGQAQQIPNFLDETKKSYKKEFDNTAIVLADESLLFSALGAVPANVDKVNVTMGYSVRNSVVYGFLMLLVTLLKNKRKEGESYVAYYRYVTDVLNHQLLGDTASEASKAYINQLKNNNRISVPLAEINFSPLHQQIFELPEKTADYSGYFLDVLTAFYGHLKHTEIDNAMLLELIYSIYQSIEKLKAVVDDVLSEQQREISEAVYFRLFSQYLGQVSVAFEGEPLSGMQVMGILETRCLDFENLIILGLNENKWPRKFTAPSFIPFNIRLGFGLPGIDEQDAMYAYYFYRLIQRAKNVTATYSVVKEGIGTGELSRYGYQLQYDSVHKPSMLNLDFSFSNDPVEEIRIKSSKEIVEKLLANNSEDHPLSPSAINTYLNCKLKFYCQYVVRLPEPEEVKEEIDGVVFGNIFHDTLEELYKPYVGRVVEKSNIEKIQKDRVWLENEVTKQIAIHYLKKKLPLKGKIKLEGKTLLIFENAITYLRQLLKIDKDMAPFTVVSLEQRYNRWINAGENKICVGGMIDRVDRANGVTRVLDYKTGNVKTTKFKTVDELFERDAKEPKKEILQALIYSWGLATETNAAEIQAAIYPLRSLFAENFEAAVKMSNKDFFFDEVVEEFEEELAGLVSEIFSEENEFSQTEHDKKCEYCAYRGICRRF, encoded by the coding sequence ATGGAACGATTTCTCTCGCAATGCGCAAAATATATTTATCAAAAACATAAAAACGAGTTAAAAGATTTGTGTGTGGTTTTTCCGAACCGAAGAGCCGGCGTATTTTTTACTCATTATTTGCAGAAAACGGTTGACGGGGCGGTAATTGGCCCGAATACAACCACGATAAATGAGTTGATGGCTTCGTATTCTGTCATGCAAAAAGGCGAGAAACTACAACTGATTTCTTTGCTTTACGATGTGTTTCTGAAACATACGAAAACTACTGAAACCTTCGATGAATTTTACTTTTGGGGCGAAATTCTGCTGGCCGATTTTAACGATATTGATCGCTACCTGGTAAATGCCAAAGATTTGTTTACCAATGTTTCCGATCTGAAAGAAATTGAATCGGTGTTTGATTACCTCACCGACGAGCAGAAAAAGGCGCTGGAGCAGTTTTGGGGAAGTCTGGCCGTTGTGGATAAAAAAGGTTTCAAGGAAAAATATATTTCGATTTGGAATAAGCTGTATCCCGTTTACCATGATTTTAAACAGCAGCTGGCCGAAAAACAATTGGCTTATCCCGGCATGCAGGATCGGGAAGTGGCTGAAAATCTAAATGATGAAGAAAAGATTTTTCCGTACAAAAAATATTATATCGTTGGACTGAATGCCTTGAATGCCTGCGAGAAGCGATTTTTTAAGCATCTGCAAAGCTTGGGGAAAGCTGAGTTTTTATGGGATTACGATGAATCGTATCTTGATGATCCACAAAATGAAGCCGGCCATTTCCTGCGAACTAACCTGCTGGAATTTCCACAACCCGACGATTTTGAATTGGATACTACGCAGTTTAACCATCGGAAAAACATGAAGATGGTAGCTGTTTCTTCGGTTTACGGGCAGGCACAGCAGATTCCGAATTTTCTGGATGAAACAAAAAAATCGTACAAAAAAGAGTTTGACAATACGGCTATTGTGCTGGCCGATGAAAGTCTGTTGTTTTCGGCTCTCGGCGCGGTGCCGGCGAATGTCGACAAGGTAAATGTCACCATGGGGTATTCGGTTCGGAATTCGGTGGTTTACGGCTTTTTAATGTTGCTGGTGACGCTGCTGAAGAACAAGCGAAAAGAAGGCGAAAGTTATGTGGCCTATTACCGTTATGTGACTGATGTTTTGAATCATCAGTTGTTGGGTGACACAGCGAGTGAGGCGAGTAAAGCGTATATTAATCAGTTAAAGAATAACAACCGTATTTCGGTGCCGCTTGCAGAGATAAATTTTTCGCCGCTACACCAACAAATTTTTGAATTGCCTGAAAAAACAGCAGATTACAGTGGATACTTTTTAGATGTGCTAACGGCGTTTTATGGTCATTTAAAACATACTGAGATTGACAATGCCATGCTTTTGGAGCTGATTTATTCCATTTATCAATCCATTGAAAAGCTAAAAGCTGTTGTTGATGATGTGTTGAGCGAGCAACAGCGAGAAATCAGTGAAGCTGTTTATTTCAGGTTGTTTTCACAGTATCTTGGGCAGGTTTCGGTTGCTTTTGAAGGTGAACCACTAAGTGGTATGCAGGTGATGGGAATTCTGGAAACCCGTTGTTTGGATTTTGAAAACCTGATCATTCTCGGACTCAACGAAAATAAGTGGCCACGTAAATTCACAGCACCATCGTTTATTCCTTTTAATATCCGTTTGGGATTCGGGTTGCCCGGCATCGACGAACAGGATGCCATGTATGCTTATTATTTCTATCGACTTATTCAGCGCGCAAAAAATGTTACAGCCACCTACAGCGTGGTGAAAGAAGGAATTGGAACAGGAGAGTTGAGTCGCTATGGTTATCAGTTGCAATACGATTCGGTGCATAAACCTTCGATGTTAAACCTTGATTTTTCGTTTTCAAATGATCCTGTAGAGGAAATTCGTATAAAAAGTTCGAAAGAAATTGTTGAGAAACTGTTGGCGAACAATTCGGAGGATCATCCGCTTTCACCAAGTGCAATTAATACTTACCTGAATTGTAAGTTGAAATTTTACTGTCAGTATGTGGTTCGTTTGCCCGAACCGGAGGAAGTGAAAGAAGAGATTGACGGCGTTGTTTTTGGAAATATTTTTCACGATACGCTGGAAGAATTATACAAGCCGTATGTAGGCCGCGTAGTTGAGAAAAGTAATATCGAGAAAATTCAGAAAGACCGTGTGTGGCTGGAGAACGAGGTAACCAAACAAATTGCCATTCACTATTTGAAAAAGAAACTTCCGTTAAAAGGAAAGATAAAACTGGAAGGAAAAACTTTGCTGATTTTTGAAAATGCCATAACCTATTTGCGCCAGCTTTTAAAAATTGATAAGGATATGGCACCTTTTACAGTAGTGAGCCTGGAGCAGCGCTACAACCGATGGATAAATGCCGGCGAGAATAAAATATGTGTGGGCGGTATGATCGACCGCGTTGACAGAGCAAACGGCGTGACCCGGGTACTCGATTATAAAACCGGAAATGTAAAAACGACAAAGTTTAAAACAGTTGACGAGCTGTTTGAAAGAGACGCAAAAGAGCCCAAAAAGGAGATTTTGCAGGCTTTGATTTATTCGTGGGGACTAGCTACAGAAACCAATGCAGCTGAAATTCAGGCGGCAATTTATCCGTTACGCAGTTTGTTTGCAGAAAATTTTGAGGCAGCGGTAAAGATGAGTAATAAAGATTTTTTCTTTGATGAAGTTGTTGAAGAATTTGAGGAGGAGTTGGCTGGTTTGGTTTCAGAGATCTTCTCGGAAGAAAACGAGTTCTCGCAAACCGAACACGACAAAAAGTGTGAATACTGTGCGTATCGCGGAATCTGCAGAAGGTTTTGA
- the ggt gene encoding gamma-glutamyltransferase: protein MQENFLILELSLFLNGINHSYNNMKKIALSILTFVFSLQLIAQDRITGLTFATRSEVIAQHGMACTSQPLATQAALDILKAGGNAIDAAIAANAVLGLVEPTGNGMGGDLFAIVWDAETKKLYGLNASGRSPYELTLDYFKENSYEKIPSYGPLPVSVPGCVDGWFELHNKFGSLPMKEVLNPAISYAENGFPLTELIAYYWGRSTFLSQYPGFEEIFMPNGKAPKKGEVFKNPYLASTFKLIAEQGRDVFYKGEIAEKIVNYVREQGGFLSMKDFEDHHSEWVEPISTNYRGYDVWELPPNGQGTAVLQMLNILENYDISSMGFGSPEYMHHFIEAKKLAYEDRAKYYSDMDFNNLPIDELISKEYGKERAALINANRAARSYPAGELEQGNTIYLTTADKDGNMVSLIQSNYRGMGSGMTPGKLGFILQDRGELFALEEGHMNVYEPHKRPFHTIIPAFITKDGEPYISFGLMGGAMQPQGHVQIVCNLIDFGMNLQEAGDAPRISHDGSSQPTGEKMNDGGRVSLESGFEYQTIRELMSKGHRIGYALGPYGGYQAIMWDKENKVFYGASESRKDGQAAGF, encoded by the coding sequence ATGCAAGAAAATTTTCTTATTTTAGAGCTTTCGTTATTTCTTAATGGTATAAATCATTCATACAACAACATGAAAAAAATTGCGCTGTCTATTTTAACTTTTGTTTTTTCACTGCAACTAATTGCACAAGATCGCATTACAGGTCTAACTTTTGCCACACGCAGCGAGGTAATCGCACAACACGGGATGGCATGTACCAGTCAACCACTGGCCACACAGGCTGCACTTGACATATTAAAAGCCGGCGGAAATGCCATTGATGCAGCTATTGCCGCAAACGCCGTTCTTGGTTTGGTTGAACCCACCGGAAACGGCATGGGTGGCGACTTATTTGCCATTGTTTGGGATGCCGAAACAAAAAAATTGTATGGCTTAAATGCCAGCGGACGATCGCCTTACGAATTAACACTCGACTATTTTAAGGAAAACAGTTACGAGAAGATTCCGTCGTACGGACCACTTCCGGTTTCTGTACCGGGCTGTGTTGACGGCTGGTTCGAGCTACACAATAAGTTCGGCAGCCTTCCCATGAAAGAAGTCTTGAATCCTGCTATTTCGTATGCCGAAAACGGATTCCCGTTAACTGAACTTATTGCATATTACTGGGGACGCAGCACCTTTTTAAGTCAGTACCCGGGATTTGAAGAGATTTTTATGCCCAACGGAAAAGCACCTAAAAAAGGTGAAGTATTTAAAAATCCTTACCTGGCCAGCACTTTTAAACTGATTGCAGAACAAGGACGCGATGTATTTTACAAAGGTGAGATTGCCGAAAAGATTGTAAACTATGTGCGAGAACAGGGTGGCTTTTTAAGCATGAAAGACTTCGAAGATCATCACTCAGAGTGGGTAGAACCTATTTCTACGAATTACCGTGGTTATGATGTTTGGGAGCTTCCACCTAACGGGCAGGGAACTGCCGTTTTGCAAATGCTAAATATTTTGGAGAATTATGATATTTCAAGCATGGGTTTTGGATCGCCTGAATACATGCATCATTTTATTGAAGCGAAAAAACTGGCTTACGAAGACCGCGCAAAATACTATTCCGATATGGATTTTAATAATCTTCCTATTGACGAATTGATATCAAAAGAGTACGGAAAAGAAAGAGCGGCATTGATCAATGCAAATCGTGCAGCGCGCTCCTATCCAGCCGGCGAGCTGGAACAAGGCAACACCATCTACCTGACAACAGCCGACAAAGATGGCAATATGGTTTCGCTAATTCAAAGTAATTACCGTGGCATGGGATCGGGAATGACTCCCGGAAAACTCGGTTTTATACTTCAGGATCGTGGCGAATTATTTGCACTGGAAGAAGGCCATATGAATGTTTACGAACCACACAAGCGCCCGTTCCACACCATTATTCCGGCGTTTATTACAAAAGATGGAGAACCATACATTAGTTTTGGATTAATGGGCGGTGCGATGCAACCACAGGGACACGTTCAGATTGTTTGTAATCTGATCGACTTTGGGATGAACCTGCAGGAAGCCGGCGATGCACCGCGCATCAGTCACGACGGCTCGAGCCAGCCAACCGGCGAAAAAATGAACGATGGCGGCCGTGTTTCACTGGAAAGTGGTTTTGAATACCAGACCATTCGCGAACTAATGAGCAAAGGACACCGCATTGGATATGCACTTGGGCCGTACGGTGGTTACCAGGCCATAATGTGGGACAAGGAAAACAAAGTGTTTTATGGTGCTTCCGAATCGCGCAAAGACGGACAGGCAGCGGGATTTTAA
- a CDS encoding DUF4386 domain-containing protein yields the protein MNSRKLSIITGISYLIIFFAAIFANFFVLESLKQNPVETIRLQNMVVRFGILAFLITVLFDVVVAWGLFGLYRKHIYTRLSTYFRIMHAAIMGVAVFALVLTLNSDSADEILHQVNVFEIIWLIGLFFFGAHLILLSVIIQKPKWIAVFLLIAGIMYMVDTSAHFLLPNYSDVAGIFLALVAVPSILGEMAFSVWLLAKGGKNGLL from the coding sequence ATGAATTCAAGGAAACTCTCGATCATTACTGGAATCAGCTATTTGATCATCTTTTTTGCTGCGATATTTGCCAATTTTTTTGTATTGGAATCACTGAAACAGAATCCGGTTGAAACCATTAGACTTCAAAATATGGTTGTTCGATTTGGAATTTTAGCCTTTCTAATTACTGTATTATTCGATGTTGTAGTAGCTTGGGGACTATTCGGATTATATCGTAAACATATTTATACACGCCTCAGTACTTATTTCAGAATTATGCACGCAGCTATTATGGGGGTTGCAGTTTTTGCGCTGGTTCTTACGCTTAATTCCGACTCCGCTGACGAAATTTTACACCAGGTGAATGTATTTGAAATCATCTGGTTGATTGGCCTGTTCTTTTTTGGCGCGCATTTAATCCTTTTGTCTGTCATTATTCAAAAACCAAAATGGATTGCAGTGTTTCTGCTAATTGCCGGAATAATGTATATGGTTGACACTTCAGCTCATTTTCTATTACCAAATTACAGCGACGTTGCAGGAATATTTCTTGCATTGGTAGCAGTACCAAGTATTTTGGGTGAAATGGCATTCTCTGTTTGGTTATTGGCCAAAGGAGGAAAAAACGGGCTACTATAA
- a CDS encoding outer membrane protein transport protein — protein MKHLNFVKGLVLIFAGLFITSQAAATDGYFSVGYGTVNKGLAGAGIAFYQGSLINGNPAGNVFLGTKYQLGVNFFNPNRKYTVTGNPSGMEGTFGLMPGTIESDSKLFLMPSAGANWMVSDNSSISAALFGNGGMNTDYPTATFYDPMSETTGVNLAQMYGNITYSQKLGEKHSIGVTGVLAYQYFEAKGLMAFGAFSSNPAAVSGNGTDSGFGYGFKIGYLGQLTDNFSIGFTYQSKVWMSEFDDYSGLFAEQGDFDIPSSWTAGFAWEVAEDFTVMADVKQIMFGDVKSIGNPMLPNLMTSQLGADDGAGFGWDNIMVYKLGFNYAGVDTWEFRAGLSIGDNPIQSSEVMFNILAPGVIENQIALGFSKEVGNSGNQFHVAFNYAMNSNVEGPNPLDPPSGQTIDIEMNQFELELGFSF, from the coding sequence ATGAAACACTTAAATTTTGTAAAAGGTCTTGTGTTAATTTTCGCAGGTCTTTTTATTACTTCTCAGGCAGCTGCTACCGATGGCTATTTCAGCGTTGGCTACGGAACCGTAAATAAAGGATTAGCAGGTGCAGGAATTGCATTTTATCAGGGATCATTAATTAATGGAAACCCTGCAGGAAATGTATTTTTAGGAACTAAATACCAGTTGGGAGTTAACTTTTTTAATCCAAACAGGAAATACACCGTTACAGGTAATCCATCAGGTATGGAAGGCACTTTCGGTTTAATGCCGGGTACAATTGAAAGCGACAGCAAATTATTTTTAATGCCTTCGGCAGGTGCCAACTGGATGGTTAGCGATAATTCAAGTATTTCAGCTGCCTTATTCGGAAATGGAGGAATGAACACTGATTACCCAACAGCAACATTCTACGATCCAATGTCGGAAACTACCGGCGTTAACCTTGCGCAGATGTACGGAAATATTACATACTCGCAGAAACTGGGTGAAAAACACAGTATTGGTGTAACCGGTGTTTTAGCTTATCAATATTTCGAAGCAAAAGGATTAATGGCTTTTGGTGCATTCTCATCAAATCCGGCGGCTGTATCCGGAAATGGCACCGACAGTGGTTTTGGTTATGGATTTAAGATCGGATACCTCGGTCAATTAACTGATAACTTCTCAATAGGTTTTACCTATCAATCGAAAGTTTGGATGAGCGAATTCGACGATTACTCAGGCCTTTTTGCTGAACAAGGAGATTTCGACATCCCTTCAAGTTGGACAGCAGGTTTTGCATGGGAAGTTGCTGAAGATTTTACCGTTATGGCCGATGTAAAACAAATAATGTTTGGCGATGTAAAATCAATTGGCAACCCAATGTTACCAAACCTGATGACATCTCAACTTGGAGCAGACGATGGAGCCGGTTTTGGATGGGACAATATTATGGTTTACAAACTTGGTTTTAACTATGCAGGTGTTGACACATGGGAATTCCGTGCCGGACTTTCAATTGGCGATAATCCAATTCAATCTTCAGAAGTGATGTTTAATATCCTTGCTCCGGGTGTAATTGAAAACCAGATCGCTCTTGGTTTTTCAAAAGAAGTTGGGAACTCAGGTAACCAATTCCACGTTGCGTTCAATTATGCAATGAACAGCAATGTAGAAGGCCCGAACCCTCTTGATCCACCATCAGGACAAACTATAGACATTGAAATGAATCAGTTTGAATTAGAGTTGGGATTCTCATTCTAA
- a CDS encoding exodeoxyribonuclease III yields the protein MKLISWNVNGIRAVAKKNFFEDFKQLDADILCLQETKAQDDQVAETLTPINDYHIYSNSAVKKGYSGTAILSKTEPISVSRDIGIEIHDTEGRVLCLEYDKFYLVNVYVPNSGSDLKRLDYRQDWDLAFFNYLKKLKETKPVIVCGDFNVAHRPIDLARPKPNYNKSAGYMQEEIDGMDRFTQGGLIDTFRHFYPETTDKYSWWSYRAGARGKNVGWRIDYFLVSENFIPKVKNAFILNEVMGSDHCPVGIEIAD from the coding sequence ATGAAATTAATATCCTGGAACGTAAACGGAATACGTGCCGTAGCCAAAAAGAATTTTTTCGAAGATTTTAAACAACTCGATGCAGACATTCTTTGCCTGCAGGAAACTAAAGCACAAGATGATCAGGTAGCCGAAACACTGACACCGATAAACGACTACCACATTTATTCAAACTCTGCGGTAAAAAAAGGTTATTCGGGAACAGCGATCCTTTCTAAAACAGAACCGATCAGCGTTTCACGCGATATTGGAATTGAAATTCATGACACCGAAGGTCGTGTTTTATGTCTCGAATACGACAAATTTTATTTAGTCAATGTGTATGTACCAAATTCAGGGAGCGACTTAAAAAGGCTGGATTACCGTCAGGATTGGGATTTGGCATTCTTCAATTACCTGAAGAAACTGAAAGAAACCAAGCCGGTAATTGTTTGCGGCGATTTTAATGTTGCCCACCGCCCAATCGATTTGGCACGACCAAAACCAAATTACAATAAATCGGCCGGTTACATGCAAGAAGAAATTGACGGCATGGATCGTTTTACACAGGGTGGACTGATTGACACTTTCCGGCACTTTTACCCCGAAACTACTGACAAATATTCGTGGTGGAGTTACCGGGCCGGAGCACGAGGCAAAAATGTAGGCTGGAGAATCGATTATTTCCTGGTTTCTGAAAACTTTATACCAAAAGTTAAAAACGCGTTCATTTTGAATGAAGTAATGGGTTCCGACCATTGTCCGGTTGGAATTGAAATAGCAGACTAA